Proteins encoded in a region of the Tripterygium wilfordii isolate XIE 37 chromosome 21, ASM1340144v1, whole genome shotgun sequence genome:
- the LOC119987941 gene encoding uncharacterized protein LOC119987941, giving the protein MLQSPFSLGDDNLLTCLTQPKLADHHALTTPKAFKIMHTCLSFDILFGWRKASECKKLLRHVQCRLKLLKCKRSSIVKHLSSDIAQLLNNGMLDSAFARVEQLYRDQGLLAAYDLLDHFCEFIIIHFSYIRRHRVCTNEINEAISTLIFAAAWCGDLPELQLIRKLFGERYGRRFCTTAVELHPGNHVNKEMREKLCRTSISHELKVKLINEIAKDHCLQLGNLEEEAQEKRLQLIVSPAKHDPHVSSIESEGSNKVSTVHTEKFSEVSSQIQESIVCVEEVEEFQFTELQDGLGEEKSVFLFNFISDGARLLIFLPDGVHSSKNPESRNGRPTSNCRNSQTTSNYSRRFSTDLHYCFVHPCYVCTNCHKLVCRSPFSGQQRRAANYAKQMEKRKVLGHAEASKHPDSVTSSIGSCSRGSSTYAAAERVVSVPADKGMANEMILKSDSSVRRSSVSSCKHVHPKLPDYDELAAKFRALRREHQQRNAAAMALAPTESQLD; this is encoded by the exons ATGCTTCAATCCCCATTTTCACTTGGTGATGACAACCTCCTCACCTGCCTAACCCAACCAAAGCTTGCTGATCATCATGCCCTGACCACACCAAAAGCCTTCAAAATCATGCACACTTGTCTCTCTTTTGACATTCTGTTTGGATGGAGAAAAGCCTCTGAATG CAAGAAATTATTAAGGCATGTTCAGTGCCGCCTTAAGTTACTCAAGTGCAAGAGATCCTCAATTGTGAAGCATTTAAGCAGTGACATTGCTCAGCTACTCAacaatggcatgcttgattCTGCGTTCGCACGG GTTGAGCAGCTATACAGGGATCAGGGACTATTAGCTGCTTATGATCTCTTGGATCACTTCTGTGAGTTCATCATCATTCACTTCTCCTACATTCGCCGACACAG GGTTTGTACTAATGAGATAAATGAAGCAATTTCAACTTTAATATTTGCTGCTGCATGGTGTGGAGATCTGCCTGAACTTCAACTAATCCGGAAGCTCTTTGGGGAACGTTATGGACGCAGATTCTGTACAACTGCAGTCGAATTACATCCTGGAAACCATGTGAATAAAGAG ATGAGGGAGAAACTATGCAGAACATCGATTTCCCATGAATTGAAAGTCAAATTGATCAATGAAATAGCCAAGGACCACTGCCTCCAACTGGGGAACCTCGAGGAAGAGGCTCAAGAAAAAAGATTACAGTTGATAGTCTCACCAGCAAAGCATGATCCACATGTTAGCAGTATCGAAAGTGAGGGTTCGAACAAAGTATCGACTGTCCATACGGAAAAATTCAGTGAGGTTTCGTCTCAGATTCAGGAGAGCATTGTTTGTGTAGAGGAAGTCGAGGAGTTTCAGTTCACTGAATTACAGGATGGATTGGGTGAAGAGAAAAGTGTTTTTCTGTTCAATTTCATAAGCGATGGAGCTAGATTGTTAATCTTCTTACCCGATGGCGTACACTCCAGCAAAAATCCTGAATCAAGAAATGGTAGACCAACTAGTAACTGCAGAAACTCTCAAACTACATCAAACTACAGCCGCAGATTTAGCACTGACCTACATTACTGCTTTGTGCATCCATGCTACGTATGTACTAATTGCCATAAACTTGTTTGTCGAAGCCCGTTTTCAGGCCAACAGAGAAGAGCCGCAAATTATGCCAAGCAAATGGAGAAAAGAAAGGTGCTGGGACATGCTGAAGCATCAAAACATCCAGACAGCGTCACCTCTTCCATTGGATCATGCTCGCGGGGATCTAGTACTTATGCAGCAGCAGAGAGAGTTGTTAGTGTACCAGCTGATAAGGGCATGGCTAATGAGATGATTTTGAAATCGGATTCTTCAGTAAGAAGAAGCTCAGTATCATCTTGTAAACATGTACACCCAAAGCTTCCAGACTATGATGAATTGGCAGCAAAGTTCAGAGCTCTCAGAAGAGAGCATCAGCAGAGAAACGCCGCAGCCATGGCTTTGGCACCAACTGAATCTCAGCTGGATTAA
- the LOC119989159 gene encoding uncharacterized protein At4g04980 produces MKGSQLIKNHTEEKNFRTESSYGFSDNLVMIMELRKKILTFRDIIDLPPCEASAPINELMMGTMMELLKLYPEFISCTQLSKISGTSVDQILSYFCEILKSIRDSWLKDQDLMDRFTAYKENGNMEELVQYVLATLDCMIKIATEKFDTLDEDDQSKGFSPQGSRFGKVLMESFSDNGSSYCPSPVTPTSVLPEVWASPKRSTSPLLWSLRVQALGKLSPIDVKLLSVHMPPQVGEQEPISLSQKKNTVEETMTVTEVETNADMEKTNTPEVLQFHLDEMDVAISEKELNNRSEPQNTTPMTSAGAIDVLMMPPQSPPHPPSNVATVLSQSQPSISSQSMMITAEVPPPSLIPKHVATLPPPSPPMTLPNATTAPPPPPVMPSTVPKQPQSGAQPMSLGNQTAPPPPAPPLPFRNRNAPPPPPLPFGNGATPPPRPPSMPLGNGATPPPPPPPMPLGNGAAPPPPPAPRPLGNEAAPPPPSPPPTGNGSVPLQPPPTSVGNGAAPPPPPPPRPLGNGAAPPPPPPPTGNGSVPPPPPPTSVGNGAAPPPPPRLGAARTLLPKKANTKLKRSSQMGSLYRTLKDKLEGGQLDKRSPNGRKGSVGNGGSGGKGMADALAEMAKRSSYFQQIEEDVQKHAKSINQLKSALSTFQTKDMAELLKFHKHVESILEALTDETQVLARFEGFPNKKLETLRTAAALYLKLDGIINELQNWKIEPPLGQLLDKTERYFNKIKGDMDALERTKDEESKRLQSQNIHFDFNILIRIKELMVDVSSNCMELALKERREAKAAEEGVGTKTEKKRKECTKMLWRAFQFAFRVYTFAGGHDDRADKLTRELAHEIETDPQHQ; encoded by the exons ATGAAGGGCTCTCAGCTGATCAAGAATCACACGGAAGAGAAAAACTTTAGGACAGAGAGTAGTTACGGATTCTCAGATAACCTCGTCATGATAATGGAACTCAGGAAGAAGATATTGACCTTTAGAGACATCATTGACCTGCCTCCTTGTGAGGCCTCAGCTCCCATAAATGAG CTAATGATGGGGACAATGATGGAACTACTGAAGCTTTATCCTGAATTCATATCCTGCACTCAGTTGTCAAAAATAAGTGGAACATCAGTGGACCAG ATTCTTTCCTACTTTTGCGAGATTTTGAAATCTATTAGAGACTCATGGTTGAAGGATCAAGACTTAATGGACAGATTTACTGCCTATAAGGAGAACGGCAACATGGAGGAATTAG tgCAATATGTGTTAGCAACACTTGATTGCATGATTAAAATAGCAACCGAGAAGTTTGATACCTTGGATGAAGATGATCAGAGTAAGGGCTTCAGTCCACAGGGTAGCAGATTTGGGAAAGTATTAATGGAGTCCTTCTCGGACAATGGTTCTTCCTATTGTCCTTCACCAGTCACCCCAACATCAGTTCTCCCAGAAGTCTGGGCTTCTCCCAAAAGGAGTACTTCCCCTCTTCTATGGTCTCTCAGAGTTCAAGCACTGGGGAAGCTGAGTCCCATTGATGTAAAGCTCTTGTCGGTTCACATGCCGCCACAAGTAGGAGAACAAGAACCAATTAGTTTGAGCCAAAAGAAGAATACAGTTGAGGAAACAATGACAGTAACAGAAGTGGAGACCAACGCTGACATGGAAAAAACAAACACACCGGAGGTTCTGCAGTTTCATTTGGATGAAATGGATGTGGCAATTAGTGAAAAGGAATTAAACAATAGAAGTGAGCCCCAAAATACAACTCCAATGACTTCCGCAGGAGCCATAGATGTGTTGATGATGCCACCACAATCACCACCACATCCGCCTTCAAATGTGGCAACAGTTCTGTCCCAGAGTCAGCCATCGATATCTTCCCAAAGCATGATGATAACAGCAGAAGTACCACCACCATCACTGATTCCTAAACATGTGGCAACTCTTCCTCCACCATCACCACCGATGACATTGCCAAATGCAACAactgcaccaccaccacccccaGTGATGCCTTCAACAGTTCCAAAGCAACCCCAATCAGGTGCACAACCAATGTCACTTGGGAACCAAACTGCTCCTCCACCACCTGCCCCACCCCTACCATTCAGAAATCGAAATGCTCCGCCACCACCACCCTTGCCATTTGGAAATGGAGCTACTCCACCACCTCGCCCACCGTCCATGCCGCTTGGAAATGGAGCTACTCCTCCACCTCCCCCACCGCCAATGCCGCTTGGAAATGGGGcagctcctccaccaccaccggcACCCAGGCCACTGGGAAATGAGGctgctcctccaccaccatcacctcCACCCACAGGAAATGGATCAGTGCCACTGCAACCACCACCGACGTCTGTTGGAAATGGGGcagctcctccaccaccaccgccacccAGGCCCCTGGGAAATGGAGctgctcctccaccaccacctccacccaCAGGAAATGGATCAGtgccacctccaccaccacctacATCTGTTGGAAATGGGGCAgctccaccacctcctcctcgaTTGGGTGCAGCAAGAACTCTACTTCCCAAAAAGGCAAATACTAAATTGAAGAGATCAAGCCAAATGGGTAGCTTGTACCGGACTCTCAAGGATAAGTTGGAAGGGGGTCAGCTAGACAAAAGATCACCTAATGGAAGAAAAGGTTCAGTTGGGAACGGGGGCAGTGGTGGAAAAGGCATGGCTGATGCATTAGCTGAGATGGCAAAGAG GTCATCATACTTCCAACAAATTGAAGAAGATGTTCAAAAGCATGCCAAGTCAATCAATCAGCTGAAGTCTGCCCTCAGTACTTTCCAAACAAAAGACATGGCTGAGCTGCTCAAGTTCCACAAACATGTTGAATCGATTCTGGAGGCTCTAACTGATGAAACACAG GTGCTTGCAAGGTTTGAAGGGTTCCCAAATAAGAAGTTGGAAACACTAAGGACAGCTGCTGCACTGTACTTGAAGTTGGATGGAATAATTAATGAACTGCAGAATTGGAAGATAGAACCTCCCCTGGGCCAGCTTCTAGACAAAACTGAGCGTTACTTCAATAAG ATCAAAGGAGATATGGATGCATTGGAGCGAACCAAGGATGAAGAGTCCAAGAGGCTTCAGAGTCAGAATATTCATTTTGACTTCAATATCCTTATTCGTATCAAGGAATTAATGGTGGATGTTTCCTCAAACTGCATGGAGTTGGCACTGAAG GAGAGGAGAGAAGCAAAGGCAGCAGAAGAAGGAGTAGgtacaaaaactgaaaagaaaaggaaggaatGCACTAAAATGCTTTGGAGAGCTTTCCAGTTCGCATTCCGCGTTTATACCTTTGCTGGTGGACACGATGATCGCGCCGACAAGCTTACAAGAGAACTGGCTCATGAAATAGAGACAGATCCTCAGCACCAGTAA